The Verrucomicrobiota bacterium genomic interval ACCAGCTCCATCAACATCAACCGCGCCGCCGGCTGCGGTATGCCTTCCGCATCGGGATGCACCACGACCGTCAGGCCTTGCGCCTTCAGGGCGTCCAGGGCGCGGACCAAGTCGAGTTGCCGGGCTTCGGGCACATGCACCCGCAAGATGCCGGCAAATTGACCGCCCAGCCGGGACATGCGGCTTTCGAGCCAGTTCCCGCCGTGTTCGGTGACCAGCCGGGCGACGGTTTCAACCAAACCAGGGCGATCCCTGCCGATGACGGTCATTACAAGTGCGCAGTGCATGACGGCACTTTTACGACAACAACGGGCACTCCGCAAGCCAAAGAAGATTCCGTGAAAATTCCATGGATTGCCATCCGCCGGCATTCATTCTAGTCTCTTGGCCGTGGATAATGCGGAGAGAACGGCCATCACGTTCCGCCATGAGCAATGGCGGGCGGTGACCACGGGCATGCTGGAAACGGCCGGCGCGACCTTTTTGCTATTGATCGCCGTGCGCTGGTTCCAGGCGGGCGCGCTGGCCAAAGGGTTGGTGGCCGGCGGCGGCAGCATGGGTCTGCTGGCCACACCGTTGACGGTCTGGCTGGTGAGCCGGCGCGGCTGGGCGGCGTCCAAGGCGGCCGCCTGCTTGTCCCTGGCCGGGGCCGCGTGTTGTCTGGTCATGGCCGTTTTTCCCGTTCTGCCGGTATTTGTGCTGGGCAGCATGCTGGCCACGGCGTCGGCCGCCGCCGGCATTCCCTTGCTGACGCAGATTTACCAGGAGAATTACCCGGATGACCGGCGGGGCAAGCTGTTTTCCAGAACCATCATGATTCGGATCGCGGTCGCCGCCATTTTCAGCGATCTGGCCGGGCGGGCGCTCAGCCATGATTTGGGGCATTTCCAATGGTTGCTGGTCACGTTTGCGCTCGCGTTTCTCGGGACGGCGTTTTGCCTCAACCGCATCCCCTCGCGGCCCCTGACCAACGATGGCGGCGCGCACCCGTTTCACTCGTTGCGTTTTGCCAAAGAGGACGCCTTGTTCCGGCGCACGCTGATCTGCTGGATGTTGATGGGCTCGGCCAATCTCATGATGTTGCCGTTGCGCATCGAGTATCTGGCTAATCCCAAGTATAAGCTCGCCCTGGCGGTGAGCACCATTGCCTTGTTGACGGGGGTGATCCCCAACGTGGCACGACTCTGCCTGAGCCCGCTCTGGGGCTGGCTGTTTGATCGCATGAACTTTTTTACCCTGCGGATCGTGTTGAACCTCGGCTTTGCGGTGGGCATTCTGGCATTTTTCACCAGCAACACCATGACCGGGCTGGTTCTGGGGGCGATTGTATTTGGCATCTCCAATGCGGGCGGGGATGTGGCTTGGAGTTTATGGGTTACCAAGCTGGCCCCGCCGGAACGGGTGGCGGATTATATGTCGGTCCATACGTTTTTTACGGGGGTCCGGGGGGTACTGGCGCCGTTGATCGCCTTCCCGCTGGCGGCCCAGTTATCCCTGATGTGGCTGGCGGCCCTCTGCACGGGATTGATCGTGCTGGCCAGTGTATTACTATTACCCGAGATTAAATTCGGCAAAACCATGCGCAAAGGCACCGCTCTGGTTGAAGAAGTCGCGGATTGAAACGGATGACGGCCAAACCCTTATTGTCAGCGACAAAACTTGAAATAATCAATTTCCGTGCTTGTATTTGCCAACTGATTATTGAATAGTGCAGAAAATCCGGCGCATGAAAACCGCTTTGCTGATAGACAACGATGAAGTCTCACGCGGACTGATTGGCAAGCTCTTGAGACAGGACGGCTGGCACTTACTCCAATCAGAAACCGGTGAGAAGGGTGTCGCTTTGGCGACCCAATATCGTCCGGATTTGGTGATTTGCGACCTGTCCCTGCCGGGTTTCACTGGCTTTCAAGTTTGCCGTACCCTGCGGGAAAATCGGGAACTGGCCAACACTCGATTGGTGGTTACCAGCGTTCGGGATTATCCCGCCGACCGGCAGGGTGCCATGGAAGCCGGCGCCCAAGCGTATTTGACCAAACCCATTGATTCCGTGCTGCTAACGCGGATTATCGAAAAAGTCATGCGGCCCGACCTGGGAGTGGCCGCAGCGGAACATGTCCCCATGACTGCGCCGGGCCAACCCACCAGCATCCGGTTCTGGGGGGTGCGCGGCTCAATCCCCACGCCGGGACCGGAAACGGTCCATTACGGCGGCAACACCTCGTGTGTCGAGGTGCGGGGCGAAGGTGAACTGATCATTCTGGATGCCGGGTCGGGAATCCGGCCGCTGGGGCTTTCGCTCCTGAAGGAGTTCCAGGACAAGCCAATGGAATTGACGATTCTGATCACGCATACCCACTGGGATCACATCCAGGGTTTCCCGTTTTTCGTGCCCGCGTACCAGCCCCGAAACAGCGTTCATATTCTGGGTTATGAAGGGGCCCGGCATGGCCTCGAGGAAACCTTATCCGGGCAAATGGAGAGTCCTTATTTCCCGATCGGTTTCAAACAGATGCCGGGTAACATCGCCATCCGGGAACTAAACGATTTGAACTTCATGGCCGGAAATGTGCGGGTCAAGGCGGCGTACATGCACCATCCCGGCATCTGCGTTGGCTACCGGCTTTTCCTGCACGACGGCTCGATCACCTATATTCCCGATAACGAGCCGTATTTGCGCATGAAGTCGTATCCCACCACCAGAGGCGACGGCAGTTCCGCCGAAACCCTCGCCTACGCCCGGACCCAAGATGAAAAATTGACCGAGTTTATTGCTGGTTCCGATGTGTTGATCATGGATTCGCAATATGACGCGCAGGAATATGCCAGCCACGCTGGCTGGGGGCACAGTTGCCTGGATGACACCGTGGCGCTGGCCATTCAGGGCGGCGTCAAGAAATTGTTCCTGTTTCACCATGATCCAGGGCACGACGATAAAAAAATCGACGCCTTGGTGGTACATGCACGGGAATTGGCCGCCAAAGCGGG includes:
- a CDS encoding MFS transporter yields the protein MDNAERTAITFRHEQWRAVTTGMLETAGATFLLLIAVRWFQAGALAKGLVAGGGSMGLLATPLTVWLVSRRGWAASKAAACLSLAGAACCLVMAVFPVLPVFVLGSMLATASAAAGIPLLTQIYQENYPDDRRGKLFSRTIMIRIAVAAIFSDLAGRALSHDLGHFQWLLVTFALAFLGTAFCLNRIPSRPLTNDGGAHPFHSLRFAKEDALFRRTLICWMLMGSANLMMLPLRIEYLANPKYKLALAVSTIALLTGVIPNVARLCLSPLWGWLFDRMNFFTLRIVLNLGFAVGILAFFTSNTMTGLVLGAIVFGISNAGGDVAWSLWVTKLAPPERVADYMSVHTFFTGVRGVLAPLIAFPLAAQLSLMWLAALCTGLIVLASVLLLPEIKFGKTMRKGTALVEEVAD
- a CDS encoding ACT domain-containing protein — encoded protein: MHCALVMTVIGRDRPGLVETVARLVTEHGGNWLESRMSRLGGQFAGILRVHVPEARQLDLVRALDALKAQGLTVVVHPDAEGIPQPAARLMLMELVGQDQPGIVRQISRALAAHQVNVEELHTECASAPMSGEVLFKARAKLLVPPGCQLGVLRQDLEKIAADLIVDLTLDEAPAKV
- a CDS encoding response regulator; the encoded protein is MKTALLIDNDEVSRGLIGKLLRQDGWHLLQSETGEKGVALATQYRPDLVICDLSLPGFTGFQVCRTLRENRELANTRLVVTSVRDYPADRQGAMEAGAQAYLTKPIDSVLLTRIIEKVMRPDLGVAAAEHVPMTAPGQPTSIRFWGVRGSIPTPGPETVHYGGNTSCVEVRGEGELIILDAGSGIRPLGLSLLKEFQDKPMELTILITHTHWDHIQGFPFFVPAYQPRNSVHILGYEGARHGLEETLSGQMESPYFPIGFKQMPGNIAIRELNDLNFMAGNVRVKAAYMHHPGICVGYRLFLHDGSITYIPDNEPYLRMKSYPTTRGDGSSAETLAYARTQDEKLTEFIAGSDVLIMDSQYDAQEYASHAGWGHSCLDDTVALAIQGGVKKLFLFHHDPGHDDKKIDALVVHARELAAKAGAKIQIEAAREGVELRLSEPLPAGKTAKRGKKAEPSFSAEIS